The DNA sequence TTCAAATTTGTATAAATCGCCTTCCGCCAGACCCGGCACGAACAATTCCCAAATCCCGGAACCCGGACGCAGGCGCATGGGGTGGCGGCGGCCATCCCAGTGATTGAACGTTCCCACCACGCTGACGCGCTGCGCATTGGGCGCCCAAACCGCGAAATTGACGCCGCGCCGCCCATCGACTTCGCAGGGATGCGCGCCCAGATTCTCGTAAATCTGGTAATGATTGCCTTCCGCAAACAGGTAGCAATCCTGGTCGCTGAGCATTGAGAAAGTCGTCGCATAAGGATCGGCGAAGGTATGGAATTGCCCATGCTCGGTAGCGCCGATCTGGTAGCGAAACGGTTCCAGACCAGCGACCACCGTGGTTTCAAACAGCCCGCCGGCATACAGCGGCAGCAGGGGATACAACCGTTGTGGGCAGTCGTCGGGTAACAGATAGGGCGATTCCGCATCGGGCAAGAAGGCGCGCACCACATTCAAGTCGGTCTCGCCAAGTGGGTGGGGTCCCAGAACTTCATGAGGATGGGAATGCCGCCCCTGGATCAGCGCATCTCGCGCGCCGGCCTCCAGCGTGGGCCAGGCCGGATCCTCCTGCAGCAGGTACAACAGGTCTTGTGCGATCGGCGATTGCGCCAATCGAGCGGTAAAGGTGCGGGCATCCGTACGCAGCGCGTCCACATGATAAACCTGCCGCCAGAATCGGGCATTGGCTGCCAGGAAATTGCGGACTGCCGGCTTTTCCAGGTCGAAGGCCAGCTTGTCCGGTTGATCCGGTGCGTCCGCGTCATAAATGCGCGTCCCATCGAACCAGCTCAGTTCCTGCCCCTCGCGCGGAATGAGCGGCGGAATCCAATCGAGAATGACGCCAATACCCTGCTGGTGGCAAGCGTCAATAAACGCCATCAATTCTTCGGGTCGACCATAACGGGGATTGGGCGTGAAATAGCTGGCGACCGTTTCGCCGGGTGCCCAACAGACGAATTCAACATGAGTTGGCTTGCTTTCCCGCCACTGGGGAAGTAGATCGTTCAGTAGTTGGCGATAGCCAGTGCTTTCATCCAGGGTGACCCGATGAATAGTGACCGGCAGTTTCCAGGCTGATGTTTCACTGGCCTGCGCCATCCAGACGTGGTCACTCCATTGGTGAAACTTCTGAAGATCACAGACCAGCGCGGCGGTGCTGGGATAGACTTCGGTCTGAAACGCTAGCGGATCGGTCTTGAGGAATACTGCGCCTTCGGCGTTGCGGATTTCGAACTTGTACAGGTCGCCGGGACCGACCCTCGGCACAAACAACTCCCAGACGCCGGAGGCGTGATGCTCCATTGGATGGCGACGCCCATCCCACTGGTTGAAAGTTCCCACCACGCTGACCCGGCTGGCGTGCGGCGCCCACAGCGCAAAATTGACCCCGGCGATCCCGTTCTTACTGACCGGATGTGCGCCCAATTGCTCATACAAGGCGTTCAGCGCCCCCTGTTGCAGCGCCCGCCCATCAGCGTCGGTAAAGGAGGAGGCATGGATAGCGTAGGGATCGTGGAGTGTGCAGGATTGGCCGTCGGCCTCAACAACCATGAACTGATAATCCAGTTTTGCAGTCCCCGGAAGCTGGAGAGTGAAGAAACCGTCAGGGTGCAGCCGCTGCATCTCACGCTTGCCGGTCCCATCCGCCAGCAGGACGTGAACGCGCGCTGCCTGGGGTAGAAAAGCGCGAATCGTCAGCGTCCGCTCCCGGCTATCGTAGTGAGGTCCCAGAACCTCATAGGGTGCGTCGTGACGCAATTCAATTATTTTCCGAATATTTTCTTCCAGCATCATCCTTACCTTCTCATGAGAGGGAGCGGGTTCAGGCTCAAGATGAAAGATCAGCCCGAGACCTGTTGCGCCGCTTGTGCCGCCAATTCGATTAACATAACAAATTTGCGGATTTATGTGGACTGCCAGATGCGCTTTAAACCCGGTGGAGCAAGGAAAAATTCACAGGGTCGACAAAAAATCAGGGGAAGCGCCCGAAAGCACCTCCCCTGTTAACGCCTCCACCCCCCACCCCGCGCCCATCTGTGGGCGGGGGAAGTGAGCGGTCACAAATCAGGTTAGTCGTTGTCGTCTGCTGGTTCGGCGGGAGCATTTGCCGATGGCCCTGGGCCAGCTGCCGGACCACGTCCGCGCCCCATCGGTCGGTCGGTGAAAAATTTGTCCATGACCTGTTTCTGGTGAGGATCCAGGGCGGCGTACAGGTCGCTGGTCGCCTTGATCATCTCTTTCATGCTGGCCAGATTCTGCTCCATGAATTGCGCCTGTTCCTCAAAATGAGCCAGCGCGGTCTCATCCTGGTCGCGCATTGCCTGTTTAGTTTTGAACATCATCGCATGATGGGCATCCTGTGCGGCCAGAAAACCTTTCCAGGCGGCTTCCTGTTCGGGTTTCAGTTTGAGCCGCGCTTCGAGCAGCTCCATCCGTTCAGCGTGATATTGTTGCATCATGGCATAGCGCTGACCATGACCACCGCCATGACCACCGCCGCCCTTCATCATCGGGCAATCACCACCACCGCCCATCATCGGGCCGTGACCACCCCAAGGGCTGGCAAACGCAATAGTGGATAAACCCAGACCAGCGACAACAGCGGCAGCTAATAGATTCTTGTGCGATTTCATGATTGAACTCCGTGGTTTCTCGTTGAAGATGGGGTTATTAGACGCCTTTCTTGTAACCAGAGTTTTGCTGAGAGGGAAGTTTTGTATCAAATTGTAATACCAATTCCCGGTAGGTTTTATATTCCCCGCGTAGAGCGGGTTAGCGGAGCGTAACCTGCCGAAATCACAATTGAATTGGCGGGTTACGGGCTGACGCCCTAACCCGCCTGTAACCGTTCAGTCCCCCCTTTTTCAAAGGGGGGAGACTCCGCAGTAACGTCATTTAACACAATGGGAATTGGTATTAGAGCGTGAGGACATTTGCGCTCAAAACCCCAGATACCCCATGAAGTCGGTGAATTCCTGAGAGTAGAGGAAGAAGGTCATGACATCGTTGCGGGGGTTGCCGCGGGCCAGGTCGGCCAGCCAGAAGGCCAGTCCGTCCTCTTCGGGGTCGCGCTGGAAGAAGGTACGGTAGAGGTTGTCGATGAAGGCGGGGTTTGTGGTGTGGCGCGCCAGGTATTCGGGGCTGTTGAAGAAGAAGTAGGCCATGTTGCGAAACACCGGTTTGGCGTCTTGTCCCTGGGCTTGCAGGGCGGTGATTTGGTCTTTCCAGAAGGCGACGCCGTCGTCCTCGGGGGCGCGGTCGAGGATGGAGCGGTAGTAGTGGGTGATGAGGGTGACGGCGGGGTCGTCGGCGATGACTTCGATGCGATAGTCTTGTTGGACGAAGACCTGGCCGTGGGTGGGGTCGATGACCTGGAGCGTGAAGAAGTAAACGCCGACTTGGGTGGGGACGCCGCTGAGCAGGGCGTCGAGGCCGTCGGGGGTGGCGGTTTCCAGGGTGAGACCGGGCGGCAGTGCGCCTTCCGTCAC is a window from the Gammaproteobacteria bacterium genome containing:
- the glgB gene encoding 1,4-alpha-glucan branching protein GlgB, whose product is MMLEENIRKIIELRHDAPYEVLGPHYDSRERTLTIRAFLPQAARVHVLLADGTGKREMQRLHPDGFFTLQLPGTAKLDYQFMVVEADGQSCTLHDPYAIHASSFTDADGRALQQGALNALYEQLGAHPVSKNGIAGVNFALWAPHASRVSVVGTFNQWDGRRHPMEHHASGVWELFVPRVGPGDLYKFEIRNAEGAVFLKTDPLAFQTEVYPSTAALVCDLQKFHQWSDHVWMAQASETSAWKLPVTIHRVTLDESTGYRQLLNDLLPQWRESKPTHVEFVCWAPGETVASYFTPNPRYGRPEELMAFIDACHQQGIGVILDWIPPLIPREGQELSWFDGTRIYDADAPDQPDKLAFDLEKPAVRNFLAANARFWRQVYHVDALRTDARTFTARLAQSPIAQDLLYLLQEDPAWPTLEAGARDALIQGRHSHPHEVLGPHPLGETDLNVVRAFLPDAESPYLLPDDCPQRLYPLLPLYAGGLFETTVVAGLEPFRYQIGATEHGQFHTFADPYATTFSMLSDQDCYLFAEGNHYQIYENLGAHPCEVDGRRGVNFAVWAPNAQRVSVVGTFNHWDGRRHPMRLRPGSGIWELFVPGLAEGDLYKFEILARNGNVFLKTDPFAFHTETPPGTASVVYDQAGKHVWRDGEWMQQRMREPVWRRPVAIYEVHAGSWRHKPNGEFLSYRELADQLIPYVLKMGFTHIEFLPLAEHPYGPSWGYQISNFYAPTARFGRPDDLMELIDRCHQNGIGVILDWVPAHFPKDAHAMAWFDGTCVYEHADPRQGEHPDWGTLIFNYGRHEVENFLITNALYWLHTFHFDGLRVDAVASMLYLDYSKKDWIPNKYGGNENLEAIEFLRHTNSVVHARFPGVMMIAEESTAWPNVSRPTDIGGLGFGFKWNMGWMHDVLFYMQKDPVHRRYHHDKLTFGIVYAFNENFILSLSHDEVVHLKKSLLGKMPGSEREQFANLRLLYAFMYSHPGKKLLFMGGEFGQPSEWNHDGELDWSRANLPPHQGLQRFLAALNKLYVREPAFYQVDFHGAGFDWIDPSGAETNVLAFQRKARDPRDALVFVLNFADAPRPHYRIGVPYPVEYRELLNSDAREFGGSGLTLPGGKAQAEEYSSHGFPFSLVLDLPPLGGVVLKPVPPQLR
- a CDS encoding Spy/CpxP family protein refolding chaperone, with the protein product MKSHKNLLAAAVVAGLGLSTIAFASPWGGHGPMMGGGGDCPMMKGGGGHGGGHGQRYAMMQQYHAERMELLEARLKLKPEQEAAWKGFLAAQDAHHAMMFKTKQAMRDQDETALAHFEEQAQFMEQNLASMKEMIKATSDLYAALDPHQKQVMDKFFTDRPMGRGRGPAAGPGPSANAPAEPADDND